AGTATAAAAACATCCTGGCGTTTGACCTGGGCTTTAATACGAAGAACATCCTGAACATCAACATGCAGCACCATCAGCCGGATGCGATGATGAAAGAGCTAAGCGAGATCCCTGAAATAACAGCGTTATCGCGCTCGCTGATCACCACAGGCGTAGGTAATGCCTGGGGCGGCCAAATGAAGTACAAAGACTGGCGCGACTCGGCATTGGTGCTAACAAATCACGTGGACGAAAACTACCTGCCACTGCACGATTACAAACTTATCGCCGGCAGCAACTTCATCGGCCGCCCCGCCACAGCATCGGCCGTGCGGGAAGTGATCGTAAACGAGCAAGTGTTGAAACGGTTTAACATTTCTGCCAACGCAATCGGCGAACAGGTAACTTTAAATGGCCGTAAACTCACCATCGTTGGCGTAATGCAGGACTTTCACTACGGCAAGGTCGACAACATCATCGGACCTGTAGCATACACCTCCTGGACGCCCGAAGACCGGGCCATCATCAGCGCAAAAATAGCCAGCACGAACATGCCAGCTACCATGGCAAAGATCCAGTCGGCCTGGAAAAAGACCGATCCCGTACACCCGCTGACGGCTGAATTTTATAACGAGGAAATTGAAGAAGCATACAGTGAGTTTGCTGCAATGATCAGGATCATCGGGTTCCTTTCCTTCCTGGCCATCACTATCGCCTCGATGGGCCTGTTCGGCATGGTCGTGTTTACGACTGAAACGAGGGTGAAGGAAATTGGCATCCGTAAGGTAATGGGCGCAAGTATGGGAAGCCTCGTGTATTTACTGAGCCGTGGATTTTTAGTGCTGTTGTCCGTATCAGCGATGATTGCATTGCCGGTGACTTATGTGTTTTTCCGGATGATGGTGCTGCCTAATTTCCCTTATCATACGCCGGTGCAGGCGACCGAGTTATTGGCAGGTTTGCTTACGGTCGTGCTGATTGCCGTGGTAATGATCGGGTCGCAAACCTGGAAGGCAGCGGGAAGTAATCCGGTAGTGGTGTTGAAGAGGGATTAAAGCCGAGGGACGTATACAGAACACGGGTTTATTTACCACTTTTACTGATTCGTTTTCAAGCTGTGAAGGATTGCCTAATTTAGTATCATGGGAACAGTAAAAAAGATAGAGACCGTTCGTCACTACAACGAATATACGGGCGCGGATACCCTTCATCCGCTGGTGAGCGGCTTTTTTTTATGTCGTTTCTTCTTAACTATAACGTCACATTCCGCTTAAACGCACACCCCAGCTCCATAATAGAATCCGTTTTGGCTATTCCCGGAATACTGTCGATCTGCTCATACAGCACCTTACGCATGTGCTCATGATCGCGGGCGATAATTTTGATGTACAGGGTATAACTTCCGGAAATATAATAGCACTCCGTTATTTCCGGGATGTTTTTGAGCGCTTCGATAATGCGGTTGGAGTCATGGTCCTTTTCGAGCGTGAGGCCCGTAAAGGCTCCCCAGTCATAGCCCAGCCGCTTTTCGTTCAGTACAGGTTTGATGCCGGTGAGAATACCCAGCTCTGTGAGACGATTGACACGCTGGTGCACCATGGTATTTGACACCCCCAACGTAGAGGCTATGGCGGAAAATGCCATACGGCCGTCCTTTTCCAACTCTTTTAATATCTGTTTATCGAAATCGTCTACATGCTCCATTATGTATAAAATAACTTTAAATAAGCTGACTTAGAATCAAATTTACTTTTAATTGTCCATTTTAGGTTAAAATTGTACTTTTGGTATACCTGATACAAAAAACCAACCAAATGGAATCTGTTGCGAATTTATCAAAAACTGCGGCGTTTATCGATAGGGAACATCATTATGGGGCACATAATTATCATCCCCTCCCTGTTGTGCTGGAGCGTGGAGAAGGTGTTTTTCTTTGGGACGTGGAAGGCAAACGTTATTACGATTTCCTGTCTGCTTACTCGGCGGTTAACCAGGGGCATTGCCACCCGCGCATTATAGCGGCGCTGAAAGCGCAGGCGGAAAAACTCACCCTTACGTCGAGAGCCTTTTACAACGATAAACTCGGTGACTTCGAAGAATATGTATGCCGGTTGTTCGGCTATGACAAAGCGCTGGTGATGAACACCGGTGTTGAGGCGGTGGAAACGGCGATGAAGTTATGCCGGAAGTGGGGATACCTGGTCAAAGGCATTCCGCAGGACCAGGCGAAGCTCGTTTTCGCCGATGGTAACTTTCATGGCCGTACAATATCCGTAGTATCCGCCTCCGACGACGAATCCGCCCGCAGTGGCTTCGGCCCCTTCCTGGACGGCATTATGAAGGTGCCATACAACGATGCCGATGCACTGGAGATATTACTCAGCACCGACAAAACCATCGCTGGTGTTATCCTGGAACCCATACAAGGAGAGGCTGGCGTGATTGTTCCGGATGAAGATTACCTGGAACGCGTGAGCCAATTGTGCAACAAATACAACGTACTGTTTATTGCCGATGAAATACAGACTGGCATTGGCAGAACGGGCAGCATGCTAGCCTCTTACGATACCGCTACAAAACTGGGCAAACCTGACGTATTGATTCTTGGCAAAGCCGTTTCGGGCGGCACCGTGCCTGTTTCCGTGGTGCTGGCCGATGATGATATCATGCTATGCATTCGTCCCGGCGAACATGGCTCCACCTACGGCGGCAATCCGCTGGCGTGCGCGGTCGCTAAAGAAGCGATACAGGTGGTGCTGGACGAAGACCTGTCATTGAACGCACACAAAATGGGCAAACTATTCCGGGAAGGCCTCCTCGATATTTCAAAAAGACTGGGCGTGATCCGTACCGTGCGCGGCAAGGGATTGCTGAATGCAATTGTGATAGACAACAGCCTGGAGGCTGACCTGGCCTGGGAGTTGTGCCTGGAGTTCAAACAACGCGGCCTGTTAGCGAAACCGACACATGGCAATAAGATCCGTTTTGCCCCTCCGTTGATCATTGATGCGAAGCAAATCATGGAAAGCTTATCCATCATCGAAAACGCTATCAAATCCCGCTGTTTATGAAAACTGCTGTAAAACTCATCAAAAACAGGTCGGACATTGGCGCAGGCACACGCGGATCGGATATGGGGATCGACGCCATGGAAATTGCCGCCATCAACAAGGGCAGCCACTTCTTTCACCAGTTGCCTTACATCGACATACCAACACGCAACGAATCCATCTACCACGAAGATAGCGACACCAATGGACGCCGCATCGGCGAAGTAAAGGAACAGTGTGAGCTGCTCGCCACGGCAGTCAGCCAAACATTACTGGCTTCCCAATTCCCGATCGTCATGTCGGGCGACCACTCCTCGGCTATCGGAACGATTGGCGGCATTAAGGCTGCTTTCCCCGGTAAAAGCCTGGGCGTGATATGGATAGACGCGCATGCAGATCTTCACTCCCCCTACACTACCCCATCGGGCAACCTGCATGGCATGCCGCTGGCGGCAACGCTGGGTAACGACAATCTCTCTCATAAAATCAATAACGTATCGGAATACACCTCCGCTTGCTGGGAGCAGTTGAAAGCCTTGGGTGGTGCGGGTGCGAAATTCGATCCCTGCCACCTTGTTTATTTCGGTGTACGCGATACAGAAGCGGCGGAAGACCGGCTGATAGAATCTTTAAACATCACCAACTATACCGTGTCCCAGGTTCGCGACCACGGCATCGAAAGCTGTGTACAGGCGGCGCTGCAACAGCTGGCGGGCTGCGATATCATTTATGTTTCTTTTGATGTAGACAGTATGGACTGCGAGCAGATATCAGACGGCACGGGCACGCCGGTGCCGGAAGGGTTTAACCCGGAC
This genomic interval from Chitinophaga horti contains the following:
- a CDS encoding Lrp/AsnC family transcriptional regulator, which codes for MEHVDDFDKQILKELEKDGRMAFSAIASTLGVSNTMVHQRVNRLTELGILTGIKPVLNEKRLGYDWGAFTGLTLEKDHDSNRIIEALKNIPEITECYYISGSYTLYIKIIARDHEHMRKVLYEQIDSIPGIAKTDSIMELGCAFKRNVTL
- a CDS encoding arginase, with the protein product MKTAVKLIKNRSDIGAGTRGSDMGIDAMEIAAINKGSHFFHQLPYIDIPTRNESIYHEDSDTNGRRIGEVKEQCELLATAVSQTLLASQFPIVMSGDHSSAIGTIGGIKAAFPGKSLGVIWIDAHADLHSPYTTPSGNLHGMPLAATLGNDNLSHKINNVSEYTSACWEQLKALGGAGAKFDPCHLVYFGVRDTEAAEDRLIESLNITNYTVSQVRDHGIESCVQAALQQLAGCDIIYVSFDVDSMDCEQISDGTGTPVPEGFNPDEIVRMTREIFACGKVVCYEIVEVNPLLDHGGNRMAEVAFDILEQVAEPVMN
- the rocD gene encoding ornithine--oxo-acid transaminase, with translation MESVANLSKTAAFIDREHHYGAHNYHPLPVVLERGEGVFLWDVEGKRYYDFLSAYSAVNQGHCHPRIIAALKAQAEKLTLTSRAFYNDKLGDFEEYVCRLFGYDKALVMNTGVEAVETAMKLCRKWGYLVKGIPQDQAKLVFADGNFHGRTISVVSASDDESARSGFGPFLDGIMKVPYNDADALEILLSTDKTIAGVILEPIQGEAGVIVPDEDYLERVSQLCNKYNVLFIADEIQTGIGRTGSMLASYDTATKLGKPDVLILGKAVSGGTVPVSVVLADDDIMLCIRPGEHGSTYGGNPLACAVAKEAIQVVLDEDLSLNAHKMGKLFREGLLDISKRLGVIRTVRGKGLLNAIVIDNSLEADLAWELCLEFKQRGLLAKPTHGNKIRFAPPLIIDAKQIMESLSIIENAIKSRCL